The following are encoded together in the Clostridium sp. BJN0013 genome:
- a CDS encoding aspartate ammonia-lyase — protein sequence MQIRIEKDLLGEKEIDDSSYFGINTKRALENFNLGGKTVNLNLIKEIALIKKAAAIVNEDLKELPKDKAEAIIKASEEVIEGKFDSQFYLSAFQGGAGTSTNMNVNEVIANRAIEILGGKKGNYNLVHPLNDVNMSQSTNDVYPTALRIAAIKLIRKLSSCLAELQEELQIKENEFSDIIKLGRTQLMDALPMMVGQGFGAYAKAIARDRWRIYKVEERLREVNIGGTAIGTGLNASNKFVYEITDVLQDLTGLGIARSDYPMDVTQNCDIFVEVSGLLKSLAVNLLKISNDLRILNSGPVGGIGEIVLPKVQSGSTIMPGKVNPVIAEMTAQVSMKVISNDIAITMASSSGQLELNAFTPLIAEGLLESLELLEKTVIIFREKCIKGIKVNEENCKKNLEASTALVTALVHYIGYDRAGKLAEKALKEHKTIREVLYQEEVLPREKIDEIINPYQLTKPGIPGI from the coding sequence ATGCAAATTAGAATAGAAAAGGATTTACTGGGAGAGAAAGAAATAGATGATTCTTCTTATTTTGGAATCAATACCAAAAGGGCTCTTGAGAATTTTAATTTAGGAGGAAAAACCGTAAATTTAAATTTAATAAAAGAAATTGCACTTATAAAGAAAGCAGCTGCCATAGTAAATGAAGATTTAAAAGAACTTCCTAAAGATAAAGCAGAGGCTATAATTAAAGCCAGTGAAGAGGTTATAGAAGGAAAGTTTGATAGCCAGTTTTACCTTAGTGCATTTCAAGGGGGAGCCGGAACGTCTACAAATATGAATGTAAATGAGGTTATAGCTAACAGAGCTATAGAAATACTGGGAGGGAAAAAAGGAAATTATAATTTAGTGCACCCATTAAATGATGTAAATATGTCGCAGTCAACTAATGATGTTTATCCCACGGCTTTAAGAATTGCAGCTATAAAACTTATAAGAAAATTAAGCAGCTGTCTTGCAGAGCTGCAGGAAGAGCTTCAGATAAAGGAAAATGAATTTTCAGATATAATAAAGCTTGGAAGAACCCAGCTTATGGATGCGTTGCCTATGATGGTAGGACAGGGATTTGGAGCTTATGCAAAAGCAATAGCCAGAGACAGATGGAGAATATATAAGGTGGAAGAAAGGTTGAGAGAAGTTAATATAGGAGGTACTGCCATAGGTACAGGACTTAATGCCAGCAATAAATTTGTATATGAGATAACAGATGTGCTTCAGGATTTAACGGGTCTTGGAATTGCAAGGTCAGATTATCCAATGGATGTAACTCAAAATTGTGACATATTTGTGGAAGTTTCAGGATTATTGAAATCTTTGGCAGTTAATCTATTGAAAATTTCAAATGATTTAAGAATTTTAAATTCAGGACCTGTAGGGGGGATTGGAGAAATTGTGCTTCCTAAAGTACAATCCGGTTCTACCATTATGCCAGGCAAAGTTAATCCGGTTATAGCAGAAATGACTGCCCAGGTAAGTATGAAGGTAATATCAAATGATATCGCCATCACCATGGCAAGCAGTTCAGGACAACTGGAACTAAATGCATTTACCCCTTTAATTGCAGAAGGTTTACTGGAGTCATTGGAACTTTTAGAAAAGACAGTTATAATATTTAGAGAAAAGTGCATCAAAGGAATTAAGGTAAATGAAGAAAATTGCAAAAAAAATCTTGAGGCATCTACTGCTCTGGTAACAGCTCTTGTGCATTACATAGGATATGACAGGGCTGGAAAACTGGCAGAAAAGGCTTTAAAAGAGCATAAAACAATAAGAGAAGTTTTATATCAAGAGGAAGTACTTCCAAGGGAAAAGATAGATGAAATAATAAATCCATATCAACTTACAAAGCCTGGAATACCGGGAATATGA
- the abc-f gene encoding ribosomal protection-like ABC-F family protein, translated as MLILEARNLKKYYGNRLILSLKNLKVESGDKIGIVGRNGAGKSTLLNVLAGNAKEDGGIIYRHCSISYIKQFSNENITADGKILKEFKVEKKIDKSNVSGGEYTKLNIAAALSKEGELLLADEPTSNLDYDGIKLLQKKLSNIETFMLISHDRDFMDSLCNKIVEIENGKLSFYEGNYSSYVKQKSIEMKSMQNEYTQYISEKSRLQKAISERENKSKSMKKTPKRMGNSEARLHKRETYGKRKKVEGAAKTMKTRLEKLEIKEKPDKIPEIKFDFSLTDPPRNKIVISGNKICFSYDSNVVLNNTDFKIYNGSKTALVGNNGSGKTTLLNLIDSHFDPIYTVPKAVIGYFCQRFENLDYNKTLIENVMEDSIQSESFVRTILARLLFFGDDVYKKVSVLSGGERIKVSFAKLFVSRANVLLLDEPTNYLDMQSIEALESILKTYEGTAVFVSHDSKFINSVADRLMLLEGGKITEFNGNLKEFKEQQKLKNNNSYHGMEKSILEMRLTEIISKMSLPNCDREVLELEYKSILKKLNKNT; from the coding sequence ATGCTTATTTTAGAAGCTAGGAATTTAAAAAAATATTATGGGAATAGGCTTATTCTATCTTTAAAGAATTTAAAGGTAGAAAGTGGAGATAAGATAGGAATTGTAGGTAGAAATGGTGCAGGGAAAAGTACTCTTTTAAATGTCTTAGCAGGGAATGCAAAAGAAGATGGGGGGATCATTTACAGGCACTGTTCTATATCATATATTAAACAATTTTCAAATGAGAATATAACAGCTGATGGAAAAATATTAAAAGAGTTTAAAGTAGAGAAAAAAATTGACAAAAGCAATGTAAGTGGAGGGGAATATACCAAGCTCAATATCGCAGCTGCATTAAGTAAGGAGGGGGAACTGCTTCTGGCAGATGAACCTACTTCCAATTTGGATTATGATGGTATTAAGCTTTTACAAAAAAAATTATCTAATATAGAAACATTTATGTTAATAAGTCATGACAGGGATTTTATGGATTCACTTTGCAATAAAATTGTTGAAATAGAAAATGGAAAACTTTCTTTCTATGAAGGAAATTACTCCTCTTATGTTAAACAAAAATCTATAGAGATGAAAAGCATGCAAAATGAATATACTCAATATATAAGTGAGAAGTCAAGGCTTCAGAAAGCTATTTCCGAGAGAGAAAACAAATCAAAATCTATGAAAAAAACTCCAAAGAGAATGGGAAATTCAGAAGCAAGACTTCACAAGAGAGAAACCTATGGAAAAAGAAAAAAAGTAGAAGGGGCAGCAAAAACTATGAAAACCCGTCTGGAGAAACTGGAGATTAAGGAAAAACCGGATAAAATTCCAGAAATAAAATTTGATTTTTCACTGACTGATCCTCCTAGAAATAAAATAGTGATATCTGGAAATAAAATATGTTTTAGCTATGACAGTAATGTTGTTTTAAATAATACTGATTTTAAAATATACAATGGAAGTAAAACTGCCTTGGTTGGAAATAATGGTTCGGGAAAAACTACATTGCTAAATCTTATAGATAGTCACTTTGATCCAATATATACTGTACCTAAGGCGGTAATAGGCTACTTCTGTCAGAGATTTGAAAATTTAGACTATAATAAGACCTTAATTGAAAATGTAATGGAAGATTCCATTCAAAGTGAAAGCTTTGTAAGGACAATTCTGGCAAGATTATTGTTTTTTGGTGATGATGTATACAAAAAAGTATCTGTACTAAGTGGAGGAGAAAGGATAAAAGTTTCTTTTGCAAAATTATTTGTTTCAAGAGCCAATGTATTACTTCTTGATGAGCCTACAAATTATCTTGACATGCAGTCTATTGAGGCTCTTGAAAGCATTCTTAAAACCTATGAAGGTACAGCTGTATTTGTATCCCATGACAGCAAATTTATAAATTCAGTGGCAGACAGATTAATGTTATTAGAAGGTGGAAAAATAACAGAATTTAATGGGAATTTGAAAGAATTTAAGGAGCAGCAAAAACTGAAAAATAACAATAGCTATCATGGAATGGAGAAGTCAATTTTAGAGATGAGACTTACTGAAATTATTTCTAAAATGTCACTGCCAAATTGTGATAGAGAAGTCCTTGAATTGGAATATAAAAGCATTTTAAAGAAATTAAACAAAAACACGTGA
- the hydF gene encoding [FeFe] hydrogenase H-cluster maturation GTPase HydF: protein MSLNEAPRSVRVHIALFGRRNAGKSSIINAITGQDIAIVSSVKGTTTDPVYKSIEILPIGPCVIIDTAGLDDSGHLGELRKKKTLEVLNKTDISLVIIDSTVGITEYDRYIIDEIKSKKIPLIGILNKWDISNIDEKDIKNIKEELDIPLMAVSAVTGKGIRELKNQISGILPKEEDKFKIIGDLISPGDFVILVTPIDKAAPKGRLILPQQQTIRDVLESDAIAVVTKEYELRETLESLGKKPKIVITDSQAFLKVAADTPKDILMTSFSILFARFKGDLIELIKGVKAVKKLKDGDKVLIAEGCTHHRQSDDIGKVKIPRWIRQITGKKIDFEFSSGVSFTDDIKRYSLIVHCGGCMLNKSAMLHRINTAKEFKVPIVNYGILIAYVQGILDRALTPFPRAKMIWDEVEEH, encoded by the coding sequence ATGAGTTTAAATGAAGCCCCCCGTTCCGTTAGAGTACATATAGCTCTTTTTGGAAGGAGAAATGCAGGTAAATCAAGTATTATAAATGCCATAACAGGGCAGGATATAGCTATTGTATCTAGTGTGAAGGGCACTACTACGGATCCGGTCTATAAATCAATAGAAATTCTTCCCATAGGTCCCTGTGTCATAATAGATACAGCAGGACTTGACGATAGTGGACACCTTGGAGAATTGAGAAAGAAAAAAACTCTGGAAGTTTTGAATAAGACAGATATATCACTGGTAATAATAGATTCAACTGTAGGGATTACAGAGTATGACAGATATATAATTGATGAAATTAAGAGTAAAAAAATTCCTCTTATAGGGATTTTAAATAAGTGGGATATATCCAATATAGATGAGAAAGATATTAAAAATATAAAGGAGGAATTGGATATTCCTCTTATGGCTGTATCTGCTGTTACAGGAAAGGGAATAAGAGAATTAAAAAATCAGATATCCGGTATATTGCCTAAGGAAGAGGATAAATTCAAGATAATTGGGGATTTGATAAGTCCTGGAGATTTTGTGATACTGGTTACTCCTATAGACAAGGCCGCACCTAAGGGGAGACTTATATTACCCCAGCAGCAAACCATAAGGGATGTACTTGAAAGTGATGCTATTGCAGTGGTCACCAAGGAATATGAACTTAGAGAAACATTGGAAAGCTTAGGTAAAAAACCTAAAATAGTAATTACAGATTCCCAGGCATTTTTAAAAGTGGCTGCAGATACACCAAAGGATATTTTGATGACTTCTTTTTCTATATTATTTGCCAGATTTAAAGGTGACTTAATAGAACTTATAAAGGGGGTTAAAGCTGTAAAGAAATTGAAAGACGGAGATAAGGTATTAATAGCAGAAGGGTGTACTCATCACAGACAGTCTGATGATATAGGAAAAGTAAAAATACCAAGGTGGATAAGGCAGATTACAGGTAAAAAAATAGATTTTGAGTTCTCCTCTGGGGTATCTTTTACAGATGACATAAAGAGATATTCTCTTATAGTTCACTGTGGAGGATGTATGCTAAATAAATCTGCAATGCTGCATAGAATTAATACTGCCAAGGAGTTTAAAGTACCTATAGTTAATTATGGTATACTTATTGCCTATGTTCAGGGTATACTGGACAGAGCTTTGACGCCATTTCCAAGGGCTAAAATGATATGGGATGAAGTGGAAGAACATTAA
- a CDS encoding alpha/beta fold hydrolase, translating to MKEYIVDNMNNKIRYHDLPGKDTPILFIHGLGCAGSFDYPEVASQTCLINHRRILIDLLGSGFSDKPDNYLYTVKEHAKYLYNFVQDLKLYRLIIFAHSLGGAIALELANRCKENIETIILSEANLDKSSQGSSSYEFETYKEEDFVNGIFDEVVNENSSENSIWASALSVCSSTAISRISKSAVAGAEPSWREILYSLPCKRTFIFGEKSLPDDDQTELEKHMINIEIVKSAGHSMAWENPKGLAEAIKKGILYARGL from the coding sequence ATGAAAGAATACATAGTAGATAACATGAACAACAAGATTAGGTATCATGATTTACCTGGTAAAGACACGCCAATATTATTTATTCATGGATTGGGTTGTGCTGGCTCATTTGATTATCCTGAAGTAGCATCACAAACTTGTTTAATAAATCACAGACGAATATTAATAGATTTGCTTGGCAGTGGGTTTAGTGATAAACCAGACAATTATTTATATACTGTAAAAGAACATGCGAAATATTTGTATAATTTTGTACAAGACCTAAAGCTTTATAGGCTTATTATTTTTGCACATAGTTTAGGTGGGGCTATTGCACTTGAACTTGCTAATAGATGTAAAGAGAATATTGAAACAATTATTCTTAGTGAAGCTAATTTGGATAAAAGTAGCCAGGGTTCATCAAGTTATGAATTTGAAACCTATAAAGAAGAAGATTTTGTAAATGGAATATTTGATGAAGTTGTCAATGAAAATTCTAGTGAAAATTCTATATGGGCATCCGCATTATCAGTTTGTTCTTCCACAGCAATTAGTAGAATTTCAAAGTCAGCGGTTGCTGGAGCGGAGCCGTCATGGCGTGAAATATTATATTCGTTGCCATGTAAAAGAACATTCATTTTTGGTGAAAAATCTTTGCCGGACGATGACCAAACTGAGTTGGAGAAGCACATGATAAATATTGAAATTGTAAAATCAGCAGGACATTCTATGGCTTGGGAAAATCCGAAGGGATTAGCAGAAGCAATAAAAAAAGGTATTCTTTATGCACGAGGATTGTAG
- a CDS encoding methyl-accepting chemotaxis protein: MEYKESFQKIFNKKSLKIVLIIYMVCCIMSFICFSVMKLIGINDEITSNTLIVLGILVAIYGAVFYKCYKWVVACDSIDPKALNVTKILVLTITYFQYLYLNFTMHLNSVWLIVIFFVILGALFFDLKMIIASVVLSALCIVIVFIHNPSILKYEKLASAEIYMTMVTVVITFVLLFIMVYMASKLLKSISEKEAEIREENEKLLKLFKRISEISNTVLSSSENLSAAIAEQTSSLVEVSDATSLASQNSDEMLDKSNNNEDILHTLLNTNEVVVDKIKDSKNKINNLIGITEDNQKSLNDTLSIISNIKDEIANTFESTKDLEEKSAKVDEILNLIGNISEQTNLLALNASIEAARAGEYGKGFAVVADEIRKLSEDTKQSLDQASTIVSKLKNKINIVQDQMKGNNKKSQEGNSIINQTVSRINDMNNHLKSFSSNIIDINEASNTLFLQTKNAVKFNKEISNITKNTILQYHTVAETISQNASTCEEIEANINELKNIAEDMNKLVK, translated from the coding sequence ATGGAATATAAAGAAAGTTTTCAAAAAATCTTTAATAAGAAGTCTTTAAAAATAGTTCTAATAATTTACATGGTATGTTGCATTATGTCTTTTATATGTTTTTCTGTTATGAAATTAATTGGTATAAACGACGAAATAACTTCAAATACCTTGATTGTACTTGGAATACTTGTTGCTATTTATGGAGCAGTATTTTATAAGTGCTATAAATGGGTAGTTGCTTGCGACAGTATTGACCCAAAAGCTTTAAATGTAACTAAAATCTTAGTTTTAACAATAACGTATTTTCAATATTTATATCTTAATTTTACTATGCATTTGAATTCTGTGTGGTTAATAGTTATCTTTTTTGTTATCCTCGGAGCTCTGTTTTTCGATCTTAAAATGATAATAGCTTCAGTAGTATTAAGTGCTTTATGTATTGTAATAGTATTTATTCATAATCCATCTATTCTTAAGTATGAAAAATTGGCAAGTGCAGAAATATATATGACTATGGTTACTGTGGTTATTACTTTTGTACTTCTTTTTATAATGGTCTACATGGCATCAAAGCTCTTGAAATCAATTAGTGAAAAAGAAGCTGAAATTAGAGAAGAAAATGAAAAATTGCTTAAGTTATTTAAAAGAATATCTGAGATTTCAAATACTGTCTTATCATCTAGTGAAAATTTAAGTGCTGCTATTGCAGAACAGACAAGTTCTCTTGTTGAAGTTTCAGATGCAACAAGCCTCGCATCTCAGAATTCAGATGAAATGCTTGATAAATCAAATAACAATGAAGATATACTCCATACTTTGTTAAATACTAATGAAGTTGTTGTTGATAAGATTAAAGACAGCAAAAATAAAATAAATAATCTTATAGGAATTACAGAAGATAATCAAAAATCATTGAATGATACTCTTTCAATTATTTCAAATATAAAAGATGAAATAGCAAATACATTTGAGTCAACTAAAGATCTTGAAGAGAAATCTGCTAAAGTTGATGAAATATTGAATCTTATCGGAAATATATCTGAGCAAACTAATCTTCTTGCTTTAAATGCTTCAATCGAGGCAGCAAGAGCAGGTGAATATGGTAAAGGTTTTGCAGTAGTAGCGGATGAAATTAGAAAACTTTCTGAAGACACAAAACAATCTTTGGATCAGGCAAGTACAATAGTAAGTAAATTAAAGAATAAGATTAACATAGTACAGGATCAGATGAAGGGCAATAACAAAAAATCTCAGGAAGGAAACAGCATTATAAATCAAACTGTAAGTAGAATAAATGATATGAATAATCATTTAAAATCATTTAGCAGCAATATCATTGATATAAATGAAGCATCCAATACTTTATTTTTACAAACTAAAAATGCTGTTAAATTCAATAAAGAAATATCAAATATAACTAAAAACACAATATTACAATATCACACTGTAGCTGAAACAATTTCTCAAAATGCTTCTACATGTGAAGAAATTGAAGCAAATATAAATGAGCTTAAAAATATAGCCGAAGATATGAATAAACTTGTAAAATAG
- the rlmH gene encoding 23S rRNA (pseudouridine(1915)-N(3))-methyltransferase RlmH gives MNITIIAVGKLKEKYIKDAVEEYSKRLSRYCKLNIVEVQDEKTPDNASESEENIIREKEGMRILKYINDNMYVVALDLKGNMMGSEEFSNLIGHLGLSGKSNITFIIGGSLGISSKILKRAHYKLCFSKMTFPHQLFRMMLLEQIYRGFRIMRGEPYHK, from the coding sequence ATGAATATTACTATAATTGCCGTAGGAAAATTGAAAGAGAAATATATTAAAGATGCAGTGGAGGAGTATTCCAAAAGGCTCTCTCGGTACTGCAAATTAAATATAGTGGAAGTACAAGATGAAAAGACTCCCGATAATGCTTCTGAAAGTGAAGAAAATATTATAAGGGAAAAGGAAGGCATGAGAATACTTAAGTATATAAATGACAATATGTATGTAGTGGCTCTTGATTTAAAGGGAAATATGATGGGTTCTGAAGAGTTTTCAAATCTTATAGGGCATTTAGGGCTTTCAGGAAAAAGCAATATTACCTTTATAATTGGAGGTTCACTTGGCATTTCCAGTAAAATTTTAAAAAGGGCTCATTATAAACTGTGTTTTTCAAAAATGACTTTTCCACATCAACTTTTTAGAATGATGCTCCTTGAGCAGATTTATAGGGGGTTTAGGATAATGAGAGGAGAACCGTACCACAAATAA